A region from the Salvia splendens isolate huo1 chromosome 15, SspV2, whole genome shotgun sequence genome encodes:
- the LOC121767055 gene encoding uncharacterized protein LOC121767055, which translates to MALVLHDGTADAQIIDEARRTKGVRNGAARNGSSPMEITGDGDRRPMIKVPMKKARFLVWNAQGVANARTKRHLRYLIREHKILFAAVIEPQRTPPALGRNFQCLRFAASSESGHIWILAREDWTVEVVDDSRQALHVKTRQVLWEKLGDISLAVEGRPWLVGGDFNMFLTNEERQGSDTDRHRDMMEFADAIAECQLIDPGFDGPIFTWHRGRLWERLDRILIGEHWTSIFATTRVTHMAKFSSDHAPLLVRCQFSVQTARPAFRFQNIEVFGNIIQNLKDTELVVLEAQTLYDSDLIPAHRAEFSRVSAELIVTPDLSLIHTLPDSANQEALCSLPQEKEVRDAVFGISGDSVSGPDGLTSLFFQSCLDIVGRDVIAAVGDFFSGAFMPRSFTATMIVLIRKKPNPSGFIKGCLLSDNALLVQELIHDLGQELLSIGRSPNLALKLDMAKAYDRVQWSFLLKRGGGEVGWMPGSLIAVSGQLVNNGKAHFYLANEHMEFADIVEKVGGFQRGVMAFTYLGVPIFRGVRRANHLLPLRQRLMNRIHSWSHR; encoded by the exons ATGGCCTTGGTTCTGCATGACGGGACCGCGGATGCTCAGATTATTGATGAGGCTAGAAGGACAAAGGGGGTACGGAATGGAGCTGCCAGAAATGGGAGCTCACCGATGGAGATCACCGGAGATGGGGATCGCCGCCCTATGATTAAAGTACCGATGAAGAAAGCGAGG TTCCTAGTGTGGAACGCGCAGGGTGTGGCAAACGCCCGCACTAAGAGACATCTCAGATATCTGATTCGAGAACACAAGATTTTGTTTGCAGCAGTGATTGAACCACAAAGGACACCGCCAGCTTTAGGGAGGAACTTCCAGTGCCTTCGGTTTGCAGCATCCAGTGAAAGTGGTCACATTTGGATTCTTGCCCGTGAGGATTGGACAGTGGAAGTGGTTGATGACTCGAGACAGGCCTTACACGTTAAG ACGAGACAGGTACTTTGGGAAAAGTTGGGAGACATCTCGCTGGCTGTGGAGGGAAGACCGTGGCTAGTGGGAGGAGACTTCAACATGTTCCTGACTAATGAAGAGAGACAGGGGAGTGATACAGACAGACATAGAGACATGATGGAGTTTGCAGATGCTATTGCAGAGTGCCAGCTGATTGACCCAGGTTTTGATGGACCAATCTTCACGTGGCACAGGGGGAGGCTTTGGGAGAGATTAGACCGCATCCTGATTGGAGAGCATTGGACATCAATTTTTGCAACTACCCGAGTAACACATATGGCGAAATTCAGCTCTGATCATGCACCTCTTTTGGTGAGATGCCAATTTTCTGTCCAAACCGCGAGACCGGCATTCAGATTTCAGAATAT AGAGGTATTTGGCAACATTATCCAGAACCTAAAGGATACAGAGCTGGTAGTTCTTGAGGCACAGACCTTATATGATAGTGACCTGATACCAGCACATAGAGCCGAATTCAGTAGAGTTTCTGCAGAGCTCATCGTCACG CCCGATTTATCCCTCATCCACACACTGCCGGATTCAGCTAACCAGGAGGCTCTGTGTTCGCTGCCGCAGGAGAAGGAGGTTAGGGATGCAGTTTTTGGGATCAGTGGTGATAGTGTGTCCGGACCGGATGGGCTCACTTCGTTGTTCTTTCAGTCATGCTTGGACATTGTTGGGAGAGATGTGATTGCAGCTGTGGGAGACTTCTTCAGTGGGGCGTTTATGCCCCGAAGTTTCACGGCGACCATGATCGTCCTCATTCGGAAGAAGCCTAACCCG AGTGGGTTCATCAAGGGCTGCCTGCTTAGCGATAATGCTCTTCTGGTTCAAGAGTTGATACATGACCTGGGGCAGGAGCTCTTGAGTATAGGGAGATCGCCCAATCTGGCTCTCAAGCTGGATATGGCAAAGGCATATGATAGAGTCCAGTGGTCGTTTCTGCTCAAG AGAGGTGGTGGAGAAGTTGGTTGGATGCCTGGATCACTCATAGCCGTGTCTGGTCAGCTGGTGAATAATGGGAAGGCACACTTCTATTTGGCGAATGAGCACATGGAGTTTGCTGACATTGTGGAGAAGGTTGGAGGATTTCAGAGAGGGGTGATGGCTTTTACATACCTTGGGGTCCCGATTTTCCGAGGGGTGAGGAGGGCAAACCATCTTTTGCCCCTTAGGCAGAGGCTGATGAACAGGATCCACAGCTGGTCACACCGATAG